A section of the Felis catus isolate Fca126 chromosome B2, F.catus_Fca126_mat1.0, whole genome shotgun sequence genome encodes:
- the ABT1 gene encoding activator of basal transcription 1: MEAEELEKEAAEQEPPEARDQKPEAEEEQEESEEAACGGKKRVVPGIVYLGHLPPRFRPLHVRNLLSAYGEVGRVFFQPEDGFVRRKKKAAAASATGGKKRSKYSKDYTEGWVEFRDKRVAKRVAASLHNTPMGARRRSPFRYDLWNLKYLHRFTWSHLSEHLAFERQVRRQRLRAEVAQAKRETDFYLRSVERGQRFLAADGDSARPNGTWAFAQRPTEQELRARKAARPGGRERARLANVQDQARSNRGLLAKIFGAPPPSESVEEPSLARDS, translated from the exons ATGGAGGCCGAGGAGTTGGAGAAGGAGGCTGCGGAGCAGGAGCCCCCAGAAGCGAGAGACCAGAAACCAGaagcggaggaggagcaggaggaatcCGAAGAGGCGGCTTGCGGCGGCAAGAAGCGGGTAGTGCCGGGTATTGTGTACTTGGGCCACCTCCCGCCCCGCTTTCGGCCTCTGCACGTACGGAACCTTCTCAGCGCCTATGGCGAGGTCGGGCGCGTTTTTTTCCAGCCGGAGG ACGGGTTCGTGAGGCGCAAGAAGAAGGCGGCGGCAGCCTCGGCCACGGGAGGGAAAAAGCGGTCCAAGTACAGCAAGGACTACACCGAGGGCTGGGTGGAGTTTCGGGACAAGCGAGTGGCCAAGCGCGTGGCGGCCAGTCTGCACAACACGCCCATGGGAGCCCGACGGCGCAGTCCCTTCCGTTATGACCTGTGGAACCTCAAG TACCTGCACCGTTTCACGTGGTCCCACCTCAGCGAACATCTTGCCTTTGAGCGCCAGGTACGCAGGCAGCGCCTGAGGGCCGAGGTTGCCCAGGCCAAGCGTGAGACTGACTTCTACCTTCGAAGCGTGGAACGGGGACAGCGCTTCCTTGCTGCTGATGGGGACTCCGCCCGCCCAAATGGCACCTGGGCCTTTGCCCAGCGTCCTACTGAGCAGGAGCTGAGAGCCCGGAAGGCAGCTCGGCCCGGGGGACGTGAACGGGCTCGCCTGGCTAACGTCCAGGACCAGGCTCGCTCCAACCGAGGGCTGCTTGCCAAGATCTTCGGAGCTCCACCACCTTCAGAGAGCGTGGAAGAACCCTCACTAGCCAGGGACtcatga